The stretch of DNA catacacaaaaaaaaattcaaaaaaaaaaagttatgaaggaagaagaaaaagatcTTAAACTATTGTACATACCTTGATATCACTAGGACAATAATCATTGGAGCATAAAAACATATCATGTCCAGAGTCCCCACATCTAAGACAAATTATAGGACTTGGATTATCTACTTGGCTTCCATTGGGGCAATGTCTAGCAACATGACCTCGTTCTTTACATAAAAAGCAATTCCGACGCTGTGGGTACAGCAATAAAGCATGTAAGTGGCATAACTACAAAACTAAAAATCAGTACTTATAAAATGCAAGCACAAAGTATCAAATAATCAGTATAAAGCCCACGATTCTTATACTCTTcaatctctcttctctttttcttcCATTTGATTATCACCATCATATTCTTAACATGGTATGTAAAAAGAAGAGCATTTCAAGAAAGGAATAAATAACTACAACATCCACCATACAAACAGAATGTGAATTTAAGGAAAACTTATAAGCTATACCATCTTGCAACGTCTCCAACTGTGCTCAAAAGTTCCGCAAACAAAGCATGGTCTCCTTCGCTTTTGTGCTCTACAGTTATTTTCTCTATGCCCTTCTTCGCCACAATTGCGGCACACGCAAGTAATTTCTTGAGGGGGATCAAAATATCTAGGTCGATGCTAAAGTAAAATACAATGGGAAAACAAATGTAAGATGACTGTGCAACATCTCCAAATAAGAGCTCAAATATAGTTGTTTCAACTCACAAGGCGCTTCTGTAAAACAATACTGTTTTTAATCACGTTTGATTCCGTTTCCACTTTTCCAATTGACACCATTTCTTGATGTTGACCAATGTTCGCTTGCTTTTCATTGTCCACCATATTAATCTATAGATAATTAGAGTAAAAGATTGCAGCATGAGCTTAGGCAAAGTCAACCTATTCTTGAAATAGCAGTAACAACGCATATGGTACGTAACACACTGCAGGGTAAGTCAACTATTCTTCTCTCCTCAAGTCACTAGTCATGATtgagaatataaataatttcatttcTAGTATTTTTAGTCTTACCAATGTTGCAGAACTAAGCTTACATATTCAAAACTAGAAAGATAGCCAATTCCAAACTCATTCCCTCGATTTCAATCTCTACAACTAAATCTTTCCCTTGCAACATAAAGATAAGAACTTCGTAACTAAATCGAAAAAGGACGAAAATGGTGAAAGACCTACTTACAGTCATGTCGTCTAAATCGTCAATCACAAACTGATGatccatcttcttcttcttattcttaatCTTCattctcttcctcttcttcccacTGGAGAAAGCCTCAAACCCAATAACAGCACTGAGGCTATCAAACTCACTGAGTTCGGAAATCAAATTACACTCGTCAGCCATAGATCTCACACCTCACACTCCCTCTTCTTTCGACTTTTTCTTTTCCCTTGTACAATTTCCTCTCTACGGCCAATTAGATGAGAAAATGGACATTTGTGAGCTCAGCCCAAGCACGAGCACTGTTTCCAATTGATACAGAAATGGCCGTTTAGTCTATTTTTTGGGACTGATGAATAAACTGGTAGTTGCCAGTTTGGTAGGTTGAACTTGAGccgaagaaagaaaaaaaaaaaaaaggctaaagtgtatttattattattttattttaagtttgcggcataaatatttattttgtttagtttgttgctaagaaacacttcataaatataaataaaatttataaatgtgtttatatatatatatttttttgaataatggttaaattttattaaattaaatcatccAAAACCAATGATGCAAAAACAAAAGGTAAGGAGTCTCTACTAAAAGAACGGTCAGCCTCAAAAAGAGAAGATCGCGCCAAGGCATGCGCAACCTTATTAGCAAACCGCTtagcaaaattaaaagaaacaacatcaaaatcAGCAACCAAAGTCATACAATCATAAAGAATATGGCCATAAGGAAAAGCCATATGTTTGAACTTTTGCAAATCATTAATGACCCTTAAACAATCCGACTCAACAACAATCTGTGACCATCCATTCGCTTTACTCCAAGAGAAAGCTTCCTTGATACAAATGGCTTCGACAATATGAGGTTACAAAGAGCCCTCTCTAGATAAACTTCTGGCCCCCAAGACTAACCCCGCAGCAGACCTTGCAATCAAGCCCAATCCATACTGCCCTTGGGCAGAAAAAAGTGCACCATCCACATTAACTTTGACCAAAGGAAAATTGGGAGCTGTCCATCGCTCCACTGGTAATGTCGTCGTCCCGGTTAAGCTTGCATCTGTGACATTCACTTTTTGAGCATTAAACCACTCAACATAATTTAACTTTGCTATTGCCACTACCTCACTTGCATCAGGGTGCTTGAAGTTCCAAACCAACTCGTTCCGACGATTCCAAATCGACCAACAGACCGTACCAGCCTCAAGAGCCTCGGCCGAGTTCCACGATACCAACCCCGCTTCTAACCAACTCGAGAACAACATTGCATCAGGCACCACACCAGTAATTGGAACCTTGCTCCAACAACTTCTAGCAAAAGAGCACCGCACCAGCACATGCAGAATCGTCTCAGGAGCAGCAAGGCAGAACGGACACGCTGCAGCAATTGGAACATGTTTTGTGGAGAGATTAAACCGAGTTGGAAGACTGTTGGTAGAAGCTCTCCACAGAAAATTAAGAACCTTTGGAGGGAGCTGCAACTGCCATAATAGCCGCCAAATCCCAGAGTTATTTGGACTATCTCTGATGGGTTTCATTGATTGAAGCAGAGAATATGCACTCCTAACAGTGAAAACTCCTGACGCATCATGTAACCAGTACCACAAATCAGTACTCAAATGACTACTGAGCGGAATCTTCCACACCAAAGCTTGATCTCTAGGAGTGAGCAGATTAGCTAAAACTTCCCCATCCCATTCAGCCTGCTCGACTTTCATTAAAGAGGCAACCGACTTCCCCAAAAGGCCTGGATGGACAGATTCAATGAAAGGGTTCATCTCATCAGGAAGCCAAGGCTCAGACAAAATATTGGCGGTAGAACCAGGcccggccctaggcataggcgggctaggcctgtgcctagggcccacctatcCCAAGagcccaaaaaaaatatttacgttttaaaattataccatttttt from Cannabis sativa cultivar Pink pepper isolate KNU-18-1 chromosome 2, ASM2916894v1, whole genome shotgun sequence encodes:
- the LOC115721230 gene encoding zinc finger protein GIS2 isoform X2, which produces MVDNEKQANIGQHQEMVSIGKVETESNVIKNSIVLQKRLHRPRYFDPPQEITCVCRNCGEEGHRENNCRAQKRRRPCFVCGTFEHSWRRCKMRRNCFLCKERGHVARHCPNGSQVDNPSPIICLRCGDSGHDMFLCSNDYCPSDIKEIHCYVCKALGHLCCADSHGGILISDSCYNCGQSGHLGSGCTKTRKDIRGVSLQLSATNLEKQVVLPENSQIVKLEKEVGDLVGLNLEVFSA
- the LOC115721230 gene encoding uncharacterized protein LOC115721230 isoform X1, with product MADECNLISELSEFDSLSAVIGFEAFSSGKKRKRMKIKNKKKKMDHQFVIDDLDDMTINMVDNEKQANIGQHQEMVSIGKVETESNVIKNSIVLQKRLHRPRYFDPPQEITCVCRNCGEEGHRENNCRAQKRRRPCFVCGTFEHSWRRCKMRRNCFLCKERGHVARHCPNGSQVDNPSPIICLRCGDSGHDMFLCSNDYCPSDIKEIHCYVCKALGHLCCADSHGGILISDSCYNCGQSGHLGSGCTKTRKDIRGVSLQLSATNLEKQVVLPENSQIVKLEKEVGDLVGLNLEVFSA